The following proteins come from a genomic window of Chelmon rostratus isolate fCheRos1 chromosome 23, fCheRos1.pri, whole genome shotgun sequence:
- the LOC121626420 gene encoding zinc finger protein 771-like, whose product MSTMNLLRAYVSQRLTVAAEEIIEMFERTITEYEEELGRQRGLLGAEQLPASKKTFNHQRGVSQEFPSLTVNAKVPPESSDCPSLDWEAPVTCIKKEPEEVWARQGLQVQEGADFTEFQFPLVSVKSEDDEENLQSSVLHQRQTVEHREADPPAASPAQQTEAGVAGVNCGGSEPTFDLDVAGFLKATSDGQFFLSQCFNTDTEALDDDWNQMIESKPFSDTLKDFKPVSNKRSHNQKSLYKCPVCRKTFKQNTALQRHITCHTGERPFDCTVCGKTFRQKGSLQIHMRRHTGEKPFNCLLCGKNFTQSGTLAAHMRIHTGEKPFSCSVCKKRCNERGTLARHMRVHTGEKPFSCSLCGKRFSEKGNLNKHNRIHTGEKPFTCTVCDKKFSLLSHHKKHKCPGKKSSESVEQALQLKCQKVTVQLTRHTL is encoded by the exons ATGTCTACAATGAATTTACTGAGAGCATACGTCAGTCAGCGACTGACTGTGGCTGCTGAAGAGATCATCGAGATGTTTGAGAGAACAATAACGGAGTACGAGGAGGAACTCGGTCGCCAACGCGGGCTGCTCGGAGCTGAGCAGCTGCCTGCTAGCAAGAAAACATTTAACCACCAAAGAG gtgtgtctcAGGAGTTTCCGTCTCTGACTGTCAATGCAAAGGTTCCCCCTGAATCGTCGGACTGCCCCAGCCTGGACTGGGAGGCCCCAGTGACCTGCATTAAAAAGGAACCGGAGGAAGTCTGGGCCAGACAGGGGCTTCAAGTGCAAGAGGGGGCTGACTTCACAGAGTTCCAGTTCCCTCTTGTCTCTGTGAAgagtgaagatgatgaagagaatCTTCAGTCCTCAGTGCTTCATCAAAGACAAACTGTGgagcacagagaagcagatcCTCCAGCTGCCAGTCCCGCTCAGCAGACAGAAGCTGGGGTTGCCGGAGTAAACTGTGGAGGATCAGAACCAACCTTTGACTTAGATGTAGCTGGTTTTTTAAAAGCGACCAGCGATGgtcagttttttctttcacagtgttttaacACTGATACTGAAGCTTTAGATGATGACTGGAACCAAATGATTGAATCTAAGCCATTTTCAGACACACTGAAAGACTTTAAACCCGTGTCTAATAAGAGATCTCATAATCAGAAAAGCCTTTATAAATGCCCAGTGTGTAGGAAAACATTTAAGCAAaacacagctctgcagagacacatCACCTGTCATACCGGGGAGAGGCCGTTTGACTGTACTGTGTGTGGAAAGACATTTAGGCAAAAAGGAAGTTTGCAGATACACATGAGAAGACACACTGGAGAGAAACCTTTTAATTGCTTACTGTGTGGTAAAAACTTCACCCAGAGCGGAACATTAGCTGCTCACATGAGAATTCATACTGGAGAGAAGCCTTTTAGCTGCTCAGTATGTAAGAAAAGGTGCAATGAAAGAGGGACACTGGCTAGACACATGAGAGTCCACACTGGAGAAAAACCATTTTCCTGCTCACTTTGTGGGAAAAGATTTAGTGAAAAAGGAAATcttaataaacacaacagaattCACACGGGAGAGAAACCATTCACTTGCACTGTATGTGACAAAAAATTTAGTTTGCTGTCAcaccacaaaaaacacaagtgtCCCGGTAAGAAGAGCAGTGAATCTGTAGAGCAGGCGCTTCAGCTCAAGTGTCAGAAAGTGACAGTGCAGTTAACCAGACACACATTGTAA
- the snapc2 gene encoding snRNA-activating protein complex subunit 2, with the protein MKPPPRTRTKPDRNLKPESAPQRSGKVVCKWQQAEQKKLLNALKRLSRTADGDEDVDYAFLRKCVPTRSMSEIHSVVESLKIKVISCASFKLKKKRLEEKSVRKPIEVWTQMASAVAGTLEEPISTAFSQMLIVSSTEPRTLRNCDPPQVHRPPTDKDRSIGRTVPLRPMPRLPVQGLHPCSNKAQPVHVVKTPAPTMGPAVGVPNSKIPPPQQQLSTTAATDANSTSQSAATSCQPDAARILVVPFTPPQPASQTVTPVAGQFRTSSSSAAVVKTQSIGSSVIQTIKKPSEEHPITISTTCTSKCASSSPRTHLVSSVAHLTPVLSSTPSSAASFSSANSTLPLSTPAAAFHARFGRTSKYATKDSPRMVGVKCVVDFERIYRYLSVIHKPNEECNLTPMESAIVLDLLMSLPEELPLLDCNQLHKHLIEVYQWLSSPADSKIAREMFKDPKDGLQAPSDQDSNRTNSQQNTAGTADHRDATDTGGKKLQPDEAESQSSGNNNISSQSGDTDVMELCPPLNPFRMPLKLLMRR; encoded by the exons ATGAAGCCGCCTCCTCGCACGCGAACTAAACCAGATCGCAACCTAAAACCTGAATCGGCACCGCAGCGTTCAGGCAAAGTTGTTTGTAAGTGGCAGCAAGCGGAACAGAAGAAGCTCCTGAATGCTCTGAAAAGACTCAGCAGGACCGCCGACGGCGACGAAGACGTCGATTACGCTTTCCTGAGAAAATGCGTGCCGACTAGATCCATGTCAGAG ATCCACTCTGTGGTGGAATCGCTGAAGATCAAAGTGATTTCATGTGCAAGCttcaagctgaagaagaagagattgGAGGAGAAGAGTGTCAGAAAGCCCATCGAGGTGTGGACACAGATGGCTTCTGCTGTGGCTGGAACCCTTGAAGAACCCATTTCCACTGCTTTCTCTCAG ATGCTGATAGTCTCTTCCACAGAGCCTCGCACCCTGAGGAACTGTGACCCTCCACAGGTCCACAGACCACCCACAGACAAAGACAGGTCTATTGGTCGAACCGTGCCTTTGAGACCAATGCCTCGTTTGCCAGTCCAAG GATTGCATCCTTGCTCCAACAAAGCCCAGCCTGTCCATGTAGTGAAGACTCCAGCACCAACCATGGGCCCAGCGGTTGGAGTGCCAAACAGCAAAATCCCTCCACCCCAGCAACAGCTTTCTACCACCGCTGCAACCGATGCCAACTCCACCTCTCAGTCTGCTGCCACCTCCTGTCAGCCAGATGCAGCAAGAATACTCGTTGTACCTTTTACACCCCCCCAGCCTGCCTCACAGACTGTGACTCCAGTTGCAGGACAATTCAGAACCAGCTCTAGCTCTGCAGCAGTGGTAAAGACTCAGAGTATTGGTAGTTCTGTAATCCAGACTATCAAGAAGCCCTCAGAGGAACACCCCATCACCATCTCCACCACCTGTACTTCAAAGTGTGCTTCATCCAGTCCCCGCACGCATCTGGTCTCCTCTGTAGCCCATCTAACTCCAGTCCTCAGTTCTACACCatcctctgctgcctctttcAGTTCAGCCAACTCCACGCTGCCACTGTCCACACCTGCGGCTGCATTTCATGCCAGGTTTGGTCGCACCAGCAAATACGCCACAAAAGACAGTCCCAGGATGGTTGGTGTCAAGTGTGTAGTGGACTTTGAGAGGATCTATCGCTACCTGAGTGTCATCCACAAGCCGAATGAGGAGTGTAATCTCACCCCCATGG AGAGCGCCATTGTTTTGGATCTGTTGATGTCTCTCCCAGAGGAGCTTCCCCTGCTGGACTGCAACCAACTCCACAAACATCTGATCGAG GTGTACCAATGGCTCTCATCCCCTGCTGACTCCAAGATTGCAAGAGAAATGTTTAAAGACCCGAAGGATGGACTCCAAGCACCAAGCGATCAAGAcagcaacagaacaaacagTCAGCAGAACACTGCAGGGACTGCTGACCATCGTGATGCCACAGACACTGGAGGAAAGAAACTGCAGCCAGATGAAGCTGAGAGCCAGTCATCAGGGAACAATAACATATCCAGCCAATCCGGGGACACAGACGTCATGGAACTCTGCCCCCCCCTCAACCCTTTTAGGATGCCACTGAAACTGTTGATGCGCAGATAG